A genome region from Oncorhynchus gorbuscha isolate QuinsamMale2020 ecotype Even-year linkage group LG26, OgorEven_v1.0, whole genome shotgun sequence includes the following:
- the LOC124015187 gene encoding ubinuclein-2-like isoform X1 encodes MAEPRKVPFVTISSFNNNAPLSESKKRRREDEAEISLGEDGGGGSAATRPGGGTGASPFGVVKSGDGDSAETKRVTVRLNLSLPEPSERGSAEFNYSELVQSTQVKKSPAPGPPKGLTPALDPNDPFANDEKERREIEALAKKFESKYSQANTGKKKRKDRVQDLIDIGFGYDETDPFIDNSEAYDELVPASLNTKLGGFYINTGTLQFRAASESEGEDFKKLKDGEECVIKKRMKKQDGSNMDEKKPRKIRMPKQGASGLNVHRPEKKKRKKLMKDSLNLAAMLRRFTREKEENRKKNPGLPRGQHNANRALLNAHPKPNDISMADLANDPAMMSLLGSANSNDVLQDMMGDLDFGLLDSPQPSSPAQGENGAPGRVQGRVQGAQGGLLPPPPLPNGLPAPLSKRIEDLRVASHQFDQEGRKKFFTLDMNNILLDIELQVQEQPAAVRSSVYSHLEAFVPCNKEALLKRLMKLSLNIQDDRLRAPLLKLKLAVCSVMPEQIARYNMDCIAKVAKQHSEEGEKNGSEEEDEEKPGKRVMGPRKKFVWDEKLRMLLCNLVRVKLGCYELEGQTSQSPEDYLKAFMETEVKPLWPKGWMQSRILFKESLMVHCHLTGNPAKKKMVPTPKSKPKEGSWVQRSTPSVGATPSPAAPVAYRPSQSPAETICLLDSLDEELTAPALDSISQALALLSNAAKGLVQGDSPPSPDRPKTAPSSLHASPLLQKHKKSTINTPSSNTPLYVSTSSSPSSLSRPPTISPSLSSARSEGLGSMKGGGAQAHRQPVLSTQRLAGTALSKANAPGSHSQPKPWPPPNQKGFGSNNTKANSGDTSLPSPSPSHSLSGAQAQQQSNFITPMQATLTKSSHSSTSPIIKLTPRLPNPLTPTIFSPSPNTRPQAASSMHQYSSKSPAGFRPPFSGATGGPAKLVQGSYTTQGGQKTPSQIISSSSANTSLTNTSSISKHLGSSPSPTTTSANQRQRLAGGTIQGAKPIKSVSTQSVSSQLPQVSSASSSLLGSAPSLPLGFGMLGGLVPVSLPFQFPSLLNLPPSGGTAGSSTGASGSSTSNSSAFSLTQNLLKSLQSGSQVALPPHLQLAFSELYSSCPDVNQTQGGDVKRKSL; translated from the exons ATGGCCGAACCGAGAAAAGTACCGTTTGTCACAATCTCTTCTTTTAACAACAATGCACCGCTTTCGGAATCCAAGAAACGCCGCCGGGAAGATGAGGCCGAAATCAGTTTGGGGGAAGATGGAGGGGGTGGAAGTGCAGCAACCAGGCCAGGAGGTGGTACTGGTGCTAGTCCATTCGGTGTCGTGAAATCCGGTGACGGGGATTCAGCGGAAACAAAACGTGTAACAGTGCGCTTGAACCTCTCCTTGCCCGAACCCAGCGAACGGGGATCTGCTGAATTCAACTACAGTGAACTTGTTCAATCTACTCAG GTGAAGAAGTCTCCTGCTCCAGGACCTCCTAAAGGCCTGACGCCAGCCCTGGACCCCAACGACCCCTTTGCAAATGacgagaaggagagaagagaaatagaggCACTTGCCAAGAAATTTGAGAGCAAATAT TCACAGGCCAATACAGGGAAAAAGAAGAGGAAGGACCGGGTGCAAGATCTCATCGACATTGGTTTTGGCTACGATGAGACTGACCCATTCATTGATAACTCTGAGGCT TATGATGAGCTGGTGCCAGCCTCCCTCAACACTAAGCTGGGAGGGTTCTACATCAACACTGGAACCCTGCAGTTCAGAGCAGCCTCCGAGTCAGAGGGAGAGGACTTCAAg AAGTTGAAAGATGGTGAGGAGTGTGTGATAAAGAAGCGAATGAAAAAGCAAGATGGCAGTAATATGGATGAGAAAAAGCCCAGGAAGATCAGGATGCCAAAGCAAGG AGCATCTGGCCTTAATGTCCACCGGCCAGAGAAGAAGAAGCGGAAGAAGTTGATGAAGGACTCTCTGAATCTGGCCGCCATGCTCCGCCGCTTCACGCGGGAAAAGGAGGAGAACCGCAAGAAGAACCCCGGCCTGCCCCGTGGCCAGCACAACGCCAACCGTGCCCTGCTCAACGCCCACCCTAAACCCAACGACATCAGTATGGCTGACCTGGCTAACGACCCTGCCATGATGTCACTGCTGGGCTCAGCCAATAGCAACGACGTGCTGCAGGACATGATGGGCGACTTGGACTTTGGGCTGCTGGACTCTCCTCAGCCCTCCAGCCCTGCGCAGGGGGAGAACGGTGCTCCGGGTAGAGTCCAGGGTAGGGTCCAGGGGGCACAAGGAGGtctcctgccccctcctcctctgcctaaTGGACTGCCTGCCCCTCTCAGTAAGCGCATTGAGGACCTCAGAGTG GCTTCTCATCAGTTTGATCAAGAGGGCAGGAAAAAGTTCTTCACGCTGGACATGAACAACATCCTACTGGA TATTGAGTTGCAGGTCCAGGAGCAGCCGGCAGCAGTGCGCTCTTCAGTCTACTCCCATCTCGAGGCCTTTGTGCCCTGCAACAAGGAGGCTCTGCTCAAACGCCTAATGAAACTCAGCCTCAatatccag GATGACCGTCTGCGTGCCCCGCTACTGAAGCTGAAGCTGGCAGTGTGCAGCGTGATGCCAGAGCAGATTGCCAGATACAACATGGACTGCATCGCCAAAGTGGCCAA ACAGCATTCAGAAGAGGGGGAAAAGAACGGatcagaagaggaggatgaggagaagcCTGGGAAGAGAGTGATGGGACCTCGCAAGAAGTTTGTCTGGGATGAGAAGCTCAG GATGTTGCTGTGTAACCTGGTGAGGGTGAAGCTGGGCTGCTATGAGCTGGAGGGCCAGACCTCCCAGTCTCCAGAGGACTATCTCAAGGCCTTCATGGAGACTGAGGTGAAACCACTGTGGCCCAAGGGCTGGATGCAGAGCAG gaTACTATTCAAAGAGAGCCTCATGGTTCATTGTCACCTTACTGGAAATCC AGCCAAGAAAAAGATGGTTCCTACTCCCAAGTCTAAACCCAAG GAGGGTAGTTGGGTCCAGAGATCCACCCCCTCAGTTGGTGCGACCCCTTCCCCTGCTGCCCCAGTGGCCTACCGGCCCTCCCAGTCCCCCGCTGAGACCATCTGTCTGCTGGACTCCCTGGATGAAGAGCTGACCGCCCCCGCCCTGGACTCCATCTCCCAGGCCCTGGCCCTCCTCAGCAATGCAGCCAAGGGCCTGGTCCAAGGGGACAGTCCCCCCTCCCCTGATAGGCCCAAGACTGCCCCGTCCTCCCTCCacgcctcacctctcctccagaaGCACAAGAAGAGCACCATCAACACACCCAGCTCCAACACACCTCTCTacgtctctacctcctcctccccctcctctctctctcggcctcccaccatctccccttctctgtccTCAGCGAGGAGCGAGGGGTTGGGGTCGATGAAGGGTGGAGGTGCTCAGGCTCACAGACAACCAGTGCTGAGCACTCAGAGGCTTGCTGGGACGGCCCTGAGTAAAGCCAACGCTCCCGGCTCTCACTCCCAGCCTAAGCCGTGGCCACCCCCCAATCAGAAGGGCTTTGGCAGCAATAATACTAAAGCCAACAGCGGtgacacctctctcccctccccctctccctcccactctctctcaggAGCCCAAGCTCAGCAGCAGTCCAACTTCATCACCCCCATGCAGGCCACTCTCACCAAGTCCTCCCACAGCAGCACCTCGCCCATCATCAAACTCACCCCTCGCCTCCCCAACCCCTTAACGCCCACCATCTTCTCACCCTCCCCCAATACCAGGCCTCAGGCAGCTTCCAGTATGCACCAGTACTCCTCCAAAAGCCCAGCAGGGTTCCGCCCACCTTTCTCAGGTGCTACGGGAGGGCCAGCCAAACTGGTCCAGGGCAGCTACACCACTCAAGGAGGGCAGAAGACCCCCTCTCAgatcatcagcagcagcagcgccAACACCAGCCTTACCAACACCTCATCCATCAGCAAGCATTTGGGATCCAGTCCCTCCCCTACCACAACCTCGGCCAATCAGCGACAAAGGCTGGCAGGTGGAACCATTCAGGGGGCTAAGCCTATTAAATCTGTCTCCACACAGTCTGTCTCTTCTCAGTTGCCACAG GTGTCCTCAGCCAGCAGCAGTCTTCTTGGCTCTGCTCCATCTCTACCACTGGGCTTTGGGATGTTGGGGGGGCTGGTTCCCGTCTCCCTGCCCTTCCAGTTTCCTTCACTCTTAAACCTGCCCCCATCAGGGGGCACAGCTGGCTCCAGCACCGGGGCCAGCGGCTCCTCAACCAGCAACAGCTCAGCATTCTCCCTGACCCAGA aTCTGTTAAAGAGTCTCCAGTCAGGGTCTCAGGTTGCTCTGCCTCCTCACTTACAGCTCGCTTTCTCAG AACTCTACTCTTCCTGTCCAGATGTCAATCAAACTCAAGGAGGGGATGTGAAGAGGAAGTCTCTTTGA
- the LOC124015187 gene encoding ubinuclein-2-like isoform X2, whose protein sequence is MAEPRKVPFVTISSFNNNAPLSESKKRRREDEAEISLGEDGGGGSAATRPGGGTGASPFGVVKSGDGDSAETKRVTVRLNLSLPEPSERGSAEFNYSELVQSTQVKKSPAPGPPKGLTPALDPNDPFANDEKERREIEALAKKFESKYSQANTGKKKRKDRVQDLIDIGFGYDETDPFIDNSEAYDELVPASLNTKLGGFYINTGTLQFRAASESEGEDFKKLKDGEECVIKKRMKKQDGSNMDEKKPRKIRMPKQGASGLNVHRPEKKKRKKLMKDSLNLAAMLRRFTREKEENRKKNPGLPRGQHNANRALLNAHPKPNDISMADLANDPAMMSLLGSANSNDVLQDMMGDLDFGLLDSPQPSSPAQGENGAPGRVQGRVQGAQGGLLPPPPLPNGLPAPLSKRIEDLRVASHQFDQEGRKKFFTLDMNNILLDIELQVQEQPAAVRSSVYSHLEAFVPCNKEALLKRLMKLSLNIQDDRLRAPLLKLKLAVCSVMPEQIARYNMDCIAKVAKQHSEEGEKNGSEEEDEEKPGKRVMGPRKKFVWDEKLRMLLCNLVRVKLGCYELEGQTSQSPEDYLKAFMETEVKPLWPKGWMQSRILFKESLMVHCHLTGNPAKKKMVPTPKSKPKEGSWVQRSTPSVGATPSPAAPVAYRPSQSPAETICLLDSLDEELTAPALDSISQALALLSNAAKGLVQGDSPPSPDRPKTAPSSLHASPLLQKHKKSTINTPSSNTPLYVSTSSSPSSLSRPPTISPSLSSARSEGLGSMKGGGAQAHRQPVLSTQRLAGTALSKANAPGSHSQPKPWPPPNQKGFGSNNTKANSGDTSLPSPSPSHSLSGAQAQQQSNFITPMQATLTKSSHSSTSPIIKLTPRLPNPLTPTIFSPSPNTRPQAASSMHQYSSKSPAGFRPPFSGATGGPAKLVQGSYTTQGGQKTPSQIISSSSANTSLTNTSSISKHLGSSPSPTTTSANQRQRLAGGTIQGAKPIKSVSTQSVSSQLPQVSSASSSLLGSAPSLPLGFGMLGGLVPVSLPFQFPSLLNLPPSGGTAGSSTGASGSSTSNSSAFSLTQNLLKSLQSGSQVALPPHLQLAFSDVNQTQGGDVKRKSL, encoded by the exons ATGGCCGAACCGAGAAAAGTACCGTTTGTCACAATCTCTTCTTTTAACAACAATGCACCGCTTTCGGAATCCAAGAAACGCCGCCGGGAAGATGAGGCCGAAATCAGTTTGGGGGAAGATGGAGGGGGTGGAAGTGCAGCAACCAGGCCAGGAGGTGGTACTGGTGCTAGTCCATTCGGTGTCGTGAAATCCGGTGACGGGGATTCAGCGGAAACAAAACGTGTAACAGTGCGCTTGAACCTCTCCTTGCCCGAACCCAGCGAACGGGGATCTGCTGAATTCAACTACAGTGAACTTGTTCAATCTACTCAG GTGAAGAAGTCTCCTGCTCCAGGACCTCCTAAAGGCCTGACGCCAGCCCTGGACCCCAACGACCCCTTTGCAAATGacgagaaggagagaagagaaatagaggCACTTGCCAAGAAATTTGAGAGCAAATAT TCACAGGCCAATACAGGGAAAAAGAAGAGGAAGGACCGGGTGCAAGATCTCATCGACATTGGTTTTGGCTACGATGAGACTGACCCATTCATTGATAACTCTGAGGCT TATGATGAGCTGGTGCCAGCCTCCCTCAACACTAAGCTGGGAGGGTTCTACATCAACACTGGAACCCTGCAGTTCAGAGCAGCCTCCGAGTCAGAGGGAGAGGACTTCAAg AAGTTGAAAGATGGTGAGGAGTGTGTGATAAAGAAGCGAATGAAAAAGCAAGATGGCAGTAATATGGATGAGAAAAAGCCCAGGAAGATCAGGATGCCAAAGCAAGG AGCATCTGGCCTTAATGTCCACCGGCCAGAGAAGAAGAAGCGGAAGAAGTTGATGAAGGACTCTCTGAATCTGGCCGCCATGCTCCGCCGCTTCACGCGGGAAAAGGAGGAGAACCGCAAGAAGAACCCCGGCCTGCCCCGTGGCCAGCACAACGCCAACCGTGCCCTGCTCAACGCCCACCCTAAACCCAACGACATCAGTATGGCTGACCTGGCTAACGACCCTGCCATGATGTCACTGCTGGGCTCAGCCAATAGCAACGACGTGCTGCAGGACATGATGGGCGACTTGGACTTTGGGCTGCTGGACTCTCCTCAGCCCTCCAGCCCTGCGCAGGGGGAGAACGGTGCTCCGGGTAGAGTCCAGGGTAGGGTCCAGGGGGCACAAGGAGGtctcctgccccctcctcctctgcctaaTGGACTGCCTGCCCCTCTCAGTAAGCGCATTGAGGACCTCAGAGTG GCTTCTCATCAGTTTGATCAAGAGGGCAGGAAAAAGTTCTTCACGCTGGACATGAACAACATCCTACTGGA TATTGAGTTGCAGGTCCAGGAGCAGCCGGCAGCAGTGCGCTCTTCAGTCTACTCCCATCTCGAGGCCTTTGTGCCCTGCAACAAGGAGGCTCTGCTCAAACGCCTAATGAAACTCAGCCTCAatatccag GATGACCGTCTGCGTGCCCCGCTACTGAAGCTGAAGCTGGCAGTGTGCAGCGTGATGCCAGAGCAGATTGCCAGATACAACATGGACTGCATCGCCAAAGTGGCCAA ACAGCATTCAGAAGAGGGGGAAAAGAACGGatcagaagaggaggatgaggagaagcCTGGGAAGAGAGTGATGGGACCTCGCAAGAAGTTTGTCTGGGATGAGAAGCTCAG GATGTTGCTGTGTAACCTGGTGAGGGTGAAGCTGGGCTGCTATGAGCTGGAGGGCCAGACCTCCCAGTCTCCAGAGGACTATCTCAAGGCCTTCATGGAGACTGAGGTGAAACCACTGTGGCCCAAGGGCTGGATGCAGAGCAG gaTACTATTCAAAGAGAGCCTCATGGTTCATTGTCACCTTACTGGAAATCC AGCCAAGAAAAAGATGGTTCCTACTCCCAAGTCTAAACCCAAG GAGGGTAGTTGGGTCCAGAGATCCACCCCCTCAGTTGGTGCGACCCCTTCCCCTGCTGCCCCAGTGGCCTACCGGCCCTCCCAGTCCCCCGCTGAGACCATCTGTCTGCTGGACTCCCTGGATGAAGAGCTGACCGCCCCCGCCCTGGACTCCATCTCCCAGGCCCTGGCCCTCCTCAGCAATGCAGCCAAGGGCCTGGTCCAAGGGGACAGTCCCCCCTCCCCTGATAGGCCCAAGACTGCCCCGTCCTCCCTCCacgcctcacctctcctccagaaGCACAAGAAGAGCACCATCAACACACCCAGCTCCAACACACCTCTCTacgtctctacctcctcctccccctcctctctctctcggcctcccaccatctccccttctctgtccTCAGCGAGGAGCGAGGGGTTGGGGTCGATGAAGGGTGGAGGTGCTCAGGCTCACAGACAACCAGTGCTGAGCACTCAGAGGCTTGCTGGGACGGCCCTGAGTAAAGCCAACGCTCCCGGCTCTCACTCCCAGCCTAAGCCGTGGCCACCCCCCAATCAGAAGGGCTTTGGCAGCAATAATACTAAAGCCAACAGCGGtgacacctctctcccctccccctctccctcccactctctctcaggAGCCCAAGCTCAGCAGCAGTCCAACTTCATCACCCCCATGCAGGCCACTCTCACCAAGTCCTCCCACAGCAGCACCTCGCCCATCATCAAACTCACCCCTCGCCTCCCCAACCCCTTAACGCCCACCATCTTCTCACCCTCCCCCAATACCAGGCCTCAGGCAGCTTCCAGTATGCACCAGTACTCCTCCAAAAGCCCAGCAGGGTTCCGCCCACCTTTCTCAGGTGCTACGGGAGGGCCAGCCAAACTGGTCCAGGGCAGCTACACCACTCAAGGAGGGCAGAAGACCCCCTCTCAgatcatcagcagcagcagcgccAACACCAGCCTTACCAACACCTCATCCATCAGCAAGCATTTGGGATCCAGTCCCTCCCCTACCACAACCTCGGCCAATCAGCGACAAAGGCTGGCAGGTGGAACCATTCAGGGGGCTAAGCCTATTAAATCTGTCTCCACACAGTCTGTCTCTTCTCAGTTGCCACAG GTGTCCTCAGCCAGCAGCAGTCTTCTTGGCTCTGCTCCATCTCTACCACTGGGCTTTGGGATGTTGGGGGGGCTGGTTCCCGTCTCCCTGCCCTTCCAGTTTCCTTCACTCTTAAACCTGCCCCCATCAGGGGGCACAGCTGGCTCCAGCACCGGGGCCAGCGGCTCCTCAACCAGCAACAGCTCAGCATTCTCCCTGACCCAGA aTCTGTTAAAGAGTCTCCAGTCAGGGTCTCAGGTTGCTCTGCCTCCTCACTTACAGCTCGCTTTCTCAG ATGTCAATCAAACTCAAGGAGGGGATGTGAAGAGGAAGTCTCTTTGA
- the LOC124015187 gene encoding ubinuclein-2-like isoform X3, translating to MAEPRKVPFVTISSFNNNAPLSESKKRRREDEAEISLGEDGGGGSAATRPGGGTGASPFGVVKSGDGDSAETKRVTVRLNLSLPEPSERGSAEFNYSELVQSTQVKKSPAPGPPKGLTPALDPNDPFANDEKERREIEALAKKFESKYSQANTGKKKRKDRVQDLIDIGFGYDETDPFIDNSEAYDELVPASLNTKLGGFYINTGTLQFRAASESEGEDFKKLKDGEECVIKKRMKKQDGSNMDEKKPRKIRMPKQGASGLNVHRPEKKKRKKLMKDSLNLAAMLRRFTREKEENRKKNPGLPRGQHNANRALLNAHPKPNDISMADLANDPAMMSLLGSANSNDVLQDMMGDLDFGLLDSPQPSSPAQGENGAPGRVQGRVQGAQGGLLPPPPLPNGLPAPLSKRIEDLRVASHQFDQEGRKKFFTLDMNNILLDIELQVQEQPAAVRSSVYSHLEAFVPCNKEALLKRLMKLSLNIQDDRLRAPLLKLKLAVCSVMPEQIARYNMDCIAKVAKQHSEEGEKNGSEEEDEEKPGKRVMGPRKKFVWDEKLRMLLCNLVRVKLGCYELEGQTSQSPEDYLKAFMETEVKPLWPKGWMQSRILFKESLMVHCHLTGNPAKKKMVPTPKSKPKEGSWVQRSTPSVGATPSPAAPVAYRPSQSPAETICLLDSLDEELTAPALDSISQALALLSNAAKGLVQGDSPPSPDRPKTAPSSLHASPLLQKHKKSTINTPSSNTPLYVSTSSSPSSLSRPPTISPSLSSARSEGLGSMKGGGAQAHRQPVLSTQRLAGTALSKANAPGSHSQPKPWPPPNQKGFGSNNTKANSGDTSLPSPSPSHSLSGAQAQQQSNFITPMQATLTKSSHSSTSPIIKLTPRLPNPLTPTIFSPSPNTRPQAASSMHQYSSKSPAGFRPPFSGATGGPAKLVQGSYTTQGGQKTPSQIISSSSANTSLTNTSSISKHLGSSPSPTTTSANQRQRLAGGTIQGAKPIKSVSTQSVSSQLPQVSSASSSLLGSAPSLPLGFGMLGGLVPVSLPFQFPSLLNLPPSGGTAGSSTGASGSSTSNSSAFSLTQKLYSSCPDVNQTQGGDVKRKSL from the exons ATGGCCGAACCGAGAAAAGTACCGTTTGTCACAATCTCTTCTTTTAACAACAATGCACCGCTTTCGGAATCCAAGAAACGCCGCCGGGAAGATGAGGCCGAAATCAGTTTGGGGGAAGATGGAGGGGGTGGAAGTGCAGCAACCAGGCCAGGAGGTGGTACTGGTGCTAGTCCATTCGGTGTCGTGAAATCCGGTGACGGGGATTCAGCGGAAACAAAACGTGTAACAGTGCGCTTGAACCTCTCCTTGCCCGAACCCAGCGAACGGGGATCTGCTGAATTCAACTACAGTGAACTTGTTCAATCTACTCAG GTGAAGAAGTCTCCTGCTCCAGGACCTCCTAAAGGCCTGACGCCAGCCCTGGACCCCAACGACCCCTTTGCAAATGacgagaaggagagaagagaaatagaggCACTTGCCAAGAAATTTGAGAGCAAATAT TCACAGGCCAATACAGGGAAAAAGAAGAGGAAGGACCGGGTGCAAGATCTCATCGACATTGGTTTTGGCTACGATGAGACTGACCCATTCATTGATAACTCTGAGGCT TATGATGAGCTGGTGCCAGCCTCCCTCAACACTAAGCTGGGAGGGTTCTACATCAACACTGGAACCCTGCAGTTCAGAGCAGCCTCCGAGTCAGAGGGAGAGGACTTCAAg AAGTTGAAAGATGGTGAGGAGTGTGTGATAAAGAAGCGAATGAAAAAGCAAGATGGCAGTAATATGGATGAGAAAAAGCCCAGGAAGATCAGGATGCCAAAGCAAGG AGCATCTGGCCTTAATGTCCACCGGCCAGAGAAGAAGAAGCGGAAGAAGTTGATGAAGGACTCTCTGAATCTGGCCGCCATGCTCCGCCGCTTCACGCGGGAAAAGGAGGAGAACCGCAAGAAGAACCCCGGCCTGCCCCGTGGCCAGCACAACGCCAACCGTGCCCTGCTCAACGCCCACCCTAAACCCAACGACATCAGTATGGCTGACCTGGCTAACGACCCTGCCATGATGTCACTGCTGGGCTCAGCCAATAGCAACGACGTGCTGCAGGACATGATGGGCGACTTGGACTTTGGGCTGCTGGACTCTCCTCAGCCCTCCAGCCCTGCGCAGGGGGAGAACGGTGCTCCGGGTAGAGTCCAGGGTAGGGTCCAGGGGGCACAAGGAGGtctcctgccccctcctcctctgcctaaTGGACTGCCTGCCCCTCTCAGTAAGCGCATTGAGGACCTCAGAGTG GCTTCTCATCAGTTTGATCAAGAGGGCAGGAAAAAGTTCTTCACGCTGGACATGAACAACATCCTACTGGA TATTGAGTTGCAGGTCCAGGAGCAGCCGGCAGCAGTGCGCTCTTCAGTCTACTCCCATCTCGAGGCCTTTGTGCCCTGCAACAAGGAGGCTCTGCTCAAACGCCTAATGAAACTCAGCCTCAatatccag GATGACCGTCTGCGTGCCCCGCTACTGAAGCTGAAGCTGGCAGTGTGCAGCGTGATGCCAGAGCAGATTGCCAGATACAACATGGACTGCATCGCCAAAGTGGCCAA ACAGCATTCAGAAGAGGGGGAAAAGAACGGatcagaagaggaggatgaggagaagcCTGGGAAGAGAGTGATGGGACCTCGCAAGAAGTTTGTCTGGGATGAGAAGCTCAG GATGTTGCTGTGTAACCTGGTGAGGGTGAAGCTGGGCTGCTATGAGCTGGAGGGCCAGACCTCCCAGTCTCCAGAGGACTATCTCAAGGCCTTCATGGAGACTGAGGTGAAACCACTGTGGCCCAAGGGCTGGATGCAGAGCAG gaTACTATTCAAAGAGAGCCTCATGGTTCATTGTCACCTTACTGGAAATCC AGCCAAGAAAAAGATGGTTCCTACTCCCAAGTCTAAACCCAAG GAGGGTAGTTGGGTCCAGAGATCCACCCCCTCAGTTGGTGCGACCCCTTCCCCTGCTGCCCCAGTGGCCTACCGGCCCTCCCAGTCCCCCGCTGAGACCATCTGTCTGCTGGACTCCCTGGATGAAGAGCTGACCGCCCCCGCCCTGGACTCCATCTCCCAGGCCCTGGCCCTCCTCAGCAATGCAGCCAAGGGCCTGGTCCAAGGGGACAGTCCCCCCTCCCCTGATAGGCCCAAGACTGCCCCGTCCTCCCTCCacgcctcacctctcctccagaaGCACAAGAAGAGCACCATCAACACACCCAGCTCCAACACACCTCTCTacgtctctacctcctcctccccctcctctctctctcggcctcccaccatctccccttctctgtccTCAGCGAGGAGCGAGGGGTTGGGGTCGATGAAGGGTGGAGGTGCTCAGGCTCACAGACAACCAGTGCTGAGCACTCAGAGGCTTGCTGGGACGGCCCTGAGTAAAGCCAACGCTCCCGGCTCTCACTCCCAGCCTAAGCCGTGGCCACCCCCCAATCAGAAGGGCTTTGGCAGCAATAATACTAAAGCCAACAGCGGtgacacctctctcccctccccctctccctcccactctctctcaggAGCCCAAGCTCAGCAGCAGTCCAACTTCATCACCCCCATGCAGGCCACTCTCACCAAGTCCTCCCACAGCAGCACCTCGCCCATCATCAAACTCACCCCTCGCCTCCCCAACCCCTTAACGCCCACCATCTTCTCACCCTCCCCCAATACCAGGCCTCAGGCAGCTTCCAGTATGCACCAGTACTCCTCCAAAAGCCCAGCAGGGTTCCGCCCACCTTTCTCAGGTGCTACGGGAGGGCCAGCCAAACTGGTCCAGGGCAGCTACACCACTCAAGGAGGGCAGAAGACCCCCTCTCAgatcatcagcagcagcagcgccAACACCAGCCTTACCAACACCTCATCCATCAGCAAGCATTTGGGATCCAGTCCCTCCCCTACCACAACCTCGGCCAATCAGCGACAAAGGCTGGCAGGTGGAACCATTCAGGGGGCTAAGCCTATTAAATCTGTCTCCACACAGTCTGTCTCTTCTCAGTTGCCACAG GTGTCCTCAGCCAGCAGCAGTCTTCTTGGCTCTGCTCCATCTCTACCACTGGGCTTTGGGATGTTGGGGGGGCTGGTTCCCGTCTCCCTGCCCTTCCAGTTTCCTTCACTCTTAAACCTGCCCCCATCAGGGGGCACAGCTGGCTCCAGCACCGGGGCCAGCGGCTCCTCAACCAGCAACAGCTCAGCATTCTCCCTGACCCAGA AACTCTACTCTTCCTGTCCAGATGTCAATCAAACTCAAGGAGGGGATGTGAAGAGGAAGTCTCTTTGA